A part of Brassica rapa cultivar Chiifu-401-42 chromosome A05, CAAS_Brap_v3.01, whole genome shotgun sequence genomic DNA contains:
- the LOC103855366 gene encoding ABC transporter F family member 4 translates to MRTIIIVKINVWLLQSRFLEEKMARSLKKSVKLSLRHVRIRSSTSSFKPGSRSIERDQRIEFLGGDNGVREEENDGDSSSEYEEFEEEEGVEGEGEIEIEEEEQDDDGKSVVSGGKTEREEEIIEVEAVEAAKEEITEAGNRVMVVVDKVVASTGALEWALKHTLQSHDYLFLLYFSKPFRKGKKKNRKREVKTDELVHTLKKLCQTKRPGIEVEIRRLEGKEKEKGEKIVEEAKEQQVTLLVVGEEKKPPVWRLVKRWGWKKRRSRAGVLKYCLEKASCMTIAVKPKNRKLGGYLITTKRHKNFWLLA, encoded by the exons ATGCGGACAATAATAATAGTCAAGATCAATGTATGGTTGTTACAATCAAGATTCTTAGAAGAAAAGATGGCTAGATCGCTCAAGAAATCAGTAAAGTTGAGTTTAAGACATGTAAGGATCCGTTCATCAACATCCAGTTTCAAACCTGGTTCTCGTTCCATAGAGAGGGACCAAAGAATCGAGTTTCTTGGAGGAGACAATGGCGTTAGAGAAGAGGAAAACGATGGTGACAGTAGTAGCGAGTATGAAGAATTTGAAGAGGAGGAAGGTgtagaaggagaaggagaaatAGAAATAGAAGAAGAGGAACAAGATGATGATGGAAAAAGCGTTGTAAGCGGTGGCAAAACTGAACGTGAAGAAGAGATAATAGAAGTGGAAGCGGTGGAAGCAGCAAAGGAGGAGATCACTGAGGCAGGGAATAgagtgatggtggtggtggataaAGTGGTTGCTTCAACTGGTGCTCTTGAATGGGCTTTGAAGCACACATTACAATCACACGACTATCTTTTCCTCTTATATTTCTCCAAACCCTTTAGAAAAG gaaaaaagaagaacCGGAAACGTGAAGTGAAGACCGATGAACTCGTCCACACTCTAAAGAAACTCTGCCAAACAAAGCGACCAGGG ATAGAGGTAGAGATAAGGAGACTAGAaggaaaagagaaagagaaaggagagaagatagtggaagaaGCTAAAGAACAACAAGTGACTCTCTTAGtggttggagaagagaagaaaccGCCGGTTTGGAGACTAGTGAAGCGTTGGGGATGGAAGAAACGGCGTAGCCGAGCTGGAGTTCTCAAGTATTGCCTAGAGAAGGCTTCATGTATGACCATTGCTGTTAAACCAAAGAACCGTAAGCTTGGTGGTTACTTGATCACTACCAAACGTCACAAGAACTTTTGGCTCTTGGCTTGA